One Coffea arabica cultivar ET-39 chromosome 5c, Coffea Arabica ET-39 HiFi, whole genome shotgun sequence DNA window includes the following coding sequences:
- the LOC113689869 gene encoding uncharacterized protein isoform X3 has protein sequence MEPHMHHLRQSSSAVHSPFAPTKKVTEEAETDTEEEEEEEEEEVDEEEEEEEDGNGGFGAEIEVEPGLKKKRMNFDEGPRKRGSRTAAAAAEGAGGGGGGGGGVAVAPPPGCRAENCKADLTDSKSYHKRHKVCEYHAKAEVVVVEGLKQRFCQQCSRKNKCQLMDFWLFSASYLPLDNLLLLLSRKFSNLQGPRLGYIVYPDSTTSQNLMRQREVVADA, from the exons ATGGAGCCTCACATGCACCACCTTAGGCAATCATCATCAGCCGTGCATTCCCCGTTTGCTCCAACCAAGAAAGTGACGGAAGAGGCAGAGACTGAcacagaggaggaggaggaggaggaagaggaagaggtggacgaggaggaggaggaagaagaagatggtAATGGTGGTTTTGGAGCAGAAATTGAGGTGGAGCCTGGGCttaagaagaaaagaatgaattttgatgaGGGTCCAAGGAAGAGGGGTTCAAgaactgctgctgctgctgctgaaggtgctggtggtggtggtggtggtggtggaggggTGGCAGTGGCACCACCGCCGGGCTGCCGGGCGGAGAATTGTAAGGCTGATCTTACTGATTCAAAGAGCTACCACAAGAGGCACAAGGTGTGTGAGTATCATGCTAAGGCTGAAGTTGTCGTGGTTGAAGGACTGAAGCAGAGGTTCTGTCAGCAGTGCAGCAG gaaaaacaAATGCCAGTTGATGGACTTTTGGCTATTTTCTGCCAGTTATCTTCCTCTTGACaatcttttgcttttgttatCGCGTAAGTTCTCAAATTTGCAAGGTCCAAGACTTGGTTATATTGTCTATCCAGATTCCACGACCTCTCAGAATTTGATGAGGCAAAGAGAAGTTGTCGCCGACGCTTAG
- the LOC113689869 gene encoding uncharacterized protein isoform X1 → MEPHMHHLRQSSSAVHSPFAPTKKVTEEAETDTEEEEEEEEEEVDEEEEEEEDGNGGFGAEIEVEPGLKKKRMNFDEGPRKRGSRTAAAAAEGAGGGGGGGGGVAVAPPPGCRAENCKADLTDSKSYHKRHKVCEYHAKAEVVVVEGLKQRFCQQCSRSKTWLYCLSRFHDLSEFDEAKRSCRRRLAGHNERRRKHFTESRGEGSGRRGSNPGTKKDQCRQVDERGRTPIVLPENHQKLHIH, encoded by the exons ATGGAGCCTCACATGCACCACCTTAGGCAATCATCATCAGCCGTGCATTCCCCGTTTGCTCCAACCAAGAAAGTGACGGAAGAGGCAGAGACTGAcacagaggaggaggaggaggaggaagaggaagaggtggacgaggaggaggaggaagaagaagatggtAATGGTGGTTTTGGAGCAGAAATTGAGGTGGAGCCTGGGCttaagaagaaaagaatgaattttgatgaGGGTCCAAGGAAGAGGGGTTCAAgaactgctgctgctgctgctgaaggtgctggtggtggtggtggtggtggtggaggggTGGCAGTGGCACCACCGCCGGGCTGCCGGGCGGAGAATTGTAAGGCTGATCTTACTGATTCAAAGAGCTACCACAAGAGGCACAAGGTGTGTGAGTATCATGCTAAGGCTGAAGTTGTCGTGGTTGAAGGACTGAAGCAGAGGTTCTGTCAGCAGTGCAGCAG GTCCAAGACTTGGTTATATTGTCTATCCAGATTCCACGACCTCTCAGAATTTGATGAGGCAAAGAGAAGTTGTCGCCGACGCTTAGCAGGACACAATGAGCGACGCCGCAAGCACTTTACTGAATCTCGTGGAGAAGGATCAGGACGACGAGGATCGAATCCGGGTACCAAGAAAGATCAATGCAGGCAGGTTGATGAAAGAGGAAGAACCCCAATTGTTTTACCAGAGAACCACCAAAAACTCCACATCCATTAG
- the LOC113689869 gene encoding uncharacterized protein isoform X2 translates to MEPHMHHLRQSSSAVHSPFAPTKKVTEEAETDTEEEEEEEEEEVDEEEEEEEDGNGGFGAEIEVEPGLKKKRMNFDEGPRKRGSRTAAAAAEGAGGGGGGGGGVAVAPPPGCRAENCKADLTDSKSYHKRHKVCEYHAKAEVVVVEGLKQRFCQQCSRFHDLSEFDEAKRSCRRRLAGHNERRRKHFTESRGEGSGRRGSNPGTKKDQCRQVDERGRTPIVLPENHQKLHIH, encoded by the exons ATGGAGCCTCACATGCACCACCTTAGGCAATCATCATCAGCCGTGCATTCCCCGTTTGCTCCAACCAAGAAAGTGACGGAAGAGGCAGAGACTGAcacagaggaggaggaggaggaggaagaggaagaggtggacgaggaggaggaggaagaagaagatggtAATGGTGGTTTTGGAGCAGAAATTGAGGTGGAGCCTGGGCttaagaagaaaagaatgaattttgatgaGGGTCCAAGGAAGAGGGGTTCAAgaactgctgctgctgctgctgaaggtgctggtggtggtggtggtggtggtggaggggTGGCAGTGGCACCACCGCCGGGCTGCCGGGCGGAGAATTGTAAGGCTGATCTTACTGATTCAAAGAGCTACCACAAGAGGCACAAGGTGTGTGAGTATCATGCTAAGGCTGAAGTTGTCGTGGTTGAAGGACTGAAGCAGAGGTTCTGTCAGCAGTGCAGCAG ATTCCACGACCTCTCAGAATTTGATGAGGCAAAGAGAAGTTGTCGCCGACGCTTAGCAGGACACAATGAGCGACGCCGCAAGCACTTTACTGAATCTCGTGGAGAAGGATCAGGACGACGAGGATCGAATCCGGGTACCAAGAAAGATCAATGCAGGCAGGTTGATGAAAGAGGAAGAACCCCAATTGTTTTACCAGAGAACCACCAAAAACTCCACATCCATTAG